GCAATCCGCTTGGCGTGGTCGATCGGGATGGAGAAGCCTACGCCGATGTTACCGCCCTGGCTGGTGGAGCTGGAGGAACTACCTGTGGAGGCAATTGCCACGTTGACGCCAATGATCTGGCCTTGCGCATCCACCAGTGCGCCACCGGAGTTGCCGGGGTTGATGGCCGCATCGGTCTGGATCACGTTCAAGTTCACAGTCCCGGTGGCCTTGTTGCTGCTCTGGCCGCCGCCCGGAGGGGAGAACTGGTAGCCGTTGCCGCCGTTACCCTGGTCCGGGGAGGTGTCGCTAGGTGTTGAGGGCACTGCGGAGGAAGCCACCTGGATGGTCCTGTTCAAGGTGGAGATGATGCCCTCGGTGACGGTGGCGTTCAGGCCCAGCGGGGAGCCGATGGCAATGACGGTGTCGCCGACATTGATCTTGTTGGAGTCACCGAGCGTGGCCGGAACCAGGTTGGGTGCGTCAATCTTCACAATGGCCAAGTCCGACAGCGGGTCGGTGCCCACCACGGATCCGGCGAAAACCTTACCGTCACTGGTCTGCACCTGGATGGTGGCGTGCGCGGCTTCTCCATCCAAGGTCACCACGTGGGTGTTGGTCAGGATGTGCCCTGCCGTGTCCAAGATGATGCCGGAGCCGGTGCCGCCGGACGTGCCACTGGTGGCGGAGATGGTCACCACTGAGGGCATGGCCTTGGCCGCCGCTGCGGAAACCTGGTTGACCGAGCTGGTGTTGTTGATGACCAGGGGTGCAACCTGCTGGCTGTTGGATGAGGCTTTGTTGGCGTTATCTTGCCCCACCACCAGCGCGGTCCCACCTGCGGCCAAGCCTCCCACGAGCGCTGCGGCGAGGACGCTGGCGGCGAACAAGCCCATCCCCACTTTTTTGCGTTCCTTGGGGCGGGCTGTCACCGCGGGTGCCAGCGTGTGCGGATACGCGTTCGACGCCGGGTACCCGGCACCCGTGTGGTGGCCTCCTTGGGTGGCATTCGGGGCGGGGTTCTGCAGGTTCTGGGCGGCCGCATACGGCGTCTGCCATGCCGGGGCAGGCTGAGCGATGGGCAGCGTCTGGTTCGGCGGTTCGGGAGTTGCCGTTTCGGGAGCGGTCGGCGAGGTGATGCGCTCTGTCAGGTTGGTTTCCGGGGCGTTCCACACAGTGGCGGGAATTGCGGGGGTCGCTGTGTCAGTTGCATCAGGGGAAGCGTACTGGGCAGTTTCGGGTGTGCTCTCCTGCGGTGCTTGATCCGGGAGGCCCTGGGAGTTGTTCGTTTCCCCGCCAGTGTTTTCGCTCATGAGCTTTACCCTTCATTTGAAAATCTTATGGACGAACCATTGCTTGATATCCATCATGACCTGTACTGCTGATGCATTTACGAACGTTCGCTGGAAGGTTGCTGTGAAGGATATCTGTCCCTTCCATTATTCCCCCGACCCCGATCCAAGTCACCAATGCGCCATACTCTTTAGTGCTCCCAGCCGGAAAACCTGACGCCGGGGGCGAAATCGTGGGCGTGGGCCAAGGAAATGGCTCTAGAATCAATCGTGAAAGCACGGGTGGTCCCGCCACCCGGCCGGCATACACAAGGGTGAGCAATGTTCTCCAGGTCCACGGCGTTTTCTCGACTACTTGCAGTGCCGGTTTTTGCCGCGCTCATGGTCTTCCCGGCAGGGATGGCACAGGCAGCCACCACAGCAGTGGCCACGGTTGTGGCTGGCACGACCCAGGCTGGCACGGTTCTGGCGGAGCCACCCGTGACGATCCCCGCTGGCAGCTACATTGTGGACAACGCCAACGTCCTGGGTAACCAGAAGGCTGATGTTCAGGCTGCCATCACGAAATTGAGCAAGGACCACGGCGTCACGCTCTTCGTGGTCTACGTCGACTCCTTCGACGGGCAGAGCCAAAAGGCGTGGGCCCAAACGGTCGCCACCCAGAAAAACATGGGCCAGTACGACGTCCTGCTGGCCATTGCCGTTCAGGCCAAGCAATACGCGTTCATTGGCGGCACCAACACGTTCCTCACAGCCGCCCAAGGCTCCACGATCGAATCGAGCGCCATCAAACCCCAGCTTTCCGCCGGGAACTGGGCCCAGGCAGCCATTGACGCCGCCGTCGCGACCGGCGATGCCGCCGGCGGCGGCAAGGGCACCGTCCCTGATCCCACGGGAGGGTTCGTGGCGCTGGGAAT
This region of Arthrobacter alpinus genomic DNA includes:
- a CDS encoding S1C family serine protease, translated to MSENTGGETNNSQGLPDQAPQESTPETAQYASPDATDTATPAIPATVWNAPETNLTERITSPTAPETATPEPPNQTLPIAQPAPAWQTPYAAAQNLQNPAPNATQGGHHTGAGYPASNAYPHTLAPAVTARPKERKKVGMGLFAASVLAAALVGGLAAGGTALVVGQDNANKASSNSQQVAPLVINNTSSVNQVSAAAAKAMPSVVTISATSGTSGGTGSGIILDTAGHILTNTHVVTLDGEAAHATIQVQTSDGKVFAGSVVGTDPLSDLAIVKIDAPNLVPATLGDSNKINVGDTVIAIGSPLGLNATVTEGIISTLNRTIQVASSAVPSTPSDTSPDQGNGGNGYQFSPPGGGQSSNKATGTVNLNVIQTDAAINPGNSGGALVDAQGQIIGVNVAIASTGSSSSSTSQGGNIGVGFSIPIDHAKRIADEIIATGKATHGQLGVSVSGASALGSNSQFSAGATVADVTAGSAAAKAGLQKGDVITELAGRTISDASSLTAAVREQAGGATVKVTLTRNGTTMEKDVTLDTMPAG